The sequence below is a genomic window from Candidatus Latescibacter sp..
TCAAGGGATTCCCGTGTAACTTCTTCATGCGTTATTCGGAGACTGGATTTCTTCATATGCTCCTCCCTTCCGAAAAGTGGATGAAAGAAGCATACAATAATTCAGCAATTATGTCAAGTTATTTATGGGTTTACATATAATGTTGTTTAAAAGCATAAAATAATTGAAATATTATTTACTCGGAGTGTCCACAACATCTTTTCCAAGGAGGAAACAATGGCCAAGATTTACACCGAACATGACAGAAGGCTTCCCCGTACCCCGGAAGAACCGTTTTTGACACCCGGATACATTCCCACCTCTGCAGCCATGATCAGCGTCGCCGACCCCGACAGCGGGATACCGAACATCATGCCCCTGATCGGATGGGGATTCCTGAACCGTCTGCCCCTTCTCTTGGGGATGGCGATCTGTGTGGAAGATTACAACAATGACTATTTTCCCCGCGGCACCGGCGATCTCATGCGGAAAACCATGGATTTTGCGCTGAATATCCCTACCGAGGCGCAGCGTGAGATTGTAACCGAAACCGGCCGCCTCTCCCGGCACAAAGACCCAAAAGTTGACAAGTTCAAGGCGCTCGGCCTGACAGCGGGCCCGGGACGGAGAATCAAATCCCCGTACATTGTGGAATGCCCGATCAATTACGAATGTGTGGTGAGGGCCATCATCAATCAGGGATCGCATGACCTCTTTTTGGGAGAAGTGGTCGGATGCTTCACCGATGGCGAGGTGATCGAATGCAAAACCGAGCAGGGGAACGATTACATCACCATGAAACGTGCGGACGGATCCATTCTTACCCTGGGCTGGAATACCCTGATGAAGGAGATAAAATAGCCCAAAGGGCTGTATCTTACATCTTTGCTTCTATCTCGCTGATGGTGCTCTCCACAGCTTCTTTATCCGGCATGACACCGGTCTCTTCAAAAATAGCGAGGGCTTGACGGAGATGGGTGAGCGCTTCCGGGAGGTCTCCCTTTTTATAGTGGATGATTCCGATACTTCCCAGGTCCTGGCCCTCTCCCCTGCGGTCTCCGAGCTCACGGTCGATTTCCAGGGCGTCGGTATGGTATTCCAGAGCCAGATCCAGCTCTCCCCTGGTCTGGTAGATGAGCCCGATATTGCCCAGCGACTGTGACTCACCCCGTCTCGAACCGATCGATTCATGGATTTCCAGGGCTTTTTTCAAGCAGCGGAGCGCGGCGTCCAGGTCGCCTTTGATCTGATGGATAAGCCCGATATTTCCCAAATCCTGTGCTTCACCGGGACTGTTTTCGGTTTCACGGTGAATAACGAGTGCATCGTTAAAGTAGGTAAGTGCAGCGTCCATGTTCCCGCTGTCAAGAAAGATGAGTCCGATCTGTACCAGGTCCTGAGCTTCACCTGCACGGTTTGCAGTCAGCCGGTCGAGTTCCAGGGCTTCGGTGAAATATTTCATTGCGAAATCCAGTCCCATCTCCGAATCGTTCCGACGTTTGTGGACCTGGCCGAGATGGCGAAGATTGCCGGCTTCATACTCTTTGAGGCCGTTTTCACGGCAAACTGCAAGCGCATCCAAAAGATTCTTCAGCGCTCTGTCCAGGTCCCCTTTTTCATAGTACATTATCCCCATGTTGCCGAGAGCGATGGCCCGAACTGCCTGATTCTTCGCTTTTTCTCCCAATTCGAGAGCGTTTTCAGCATGACGGAGGGCCTTGGAAATGTATCCCTCCAGGTATTCGATGACCGCAAGTTTCAGGAAAAGGCCGGGGCTTATGAGATTACGCTCGTGGAGAAGAGAGATGATTTTCGCCGCTTTTTCGCTGTTGCCTTGAAATACGGGCATGGAATGGGTATCGAGGATGGTCGGAACATCCTTCAGCACATCCTCCACAAGCTCCACCGCTGCAAGGTCGGTTTCATCCCGTTCGGTTTTCAGCTTTCTGTTCTTCAAAAACTGCCGGATCATCAACAACATGAGAATTGCGAGGAGTAAAGCAAGAACGCCGGCAAGAACGATCATCGGCTGAGAAGTATACACTTTTACCAGTTCCGTCATGGTCTCTCTCCGATGCTTTTTTGAAACTCCGGTCTCTTTCAGTTAGTCAAATATAACAAAAAAAAACCGGCAAGCAATACCGAAGGGAATTACAGGGTATGATTTCAACAGGAAAAGAAGAAAAAAATTCAAAACTTTATCAGCATGAAATTCTGAACCGCTTTATCAGGGTGTACTGCTCAGCTCATCATGGGACAAAAGAAGACGAATTGTGTGAGGAATGCGCCGACCTCTCCAATTATGCGAAAGAACGCCTCTCCCGGTGTCCGTATGACCCCAAGCCTGCCTGCAAGAAATGCCGTACTCACTGCTATAAGCCCGCCTACCGGGCGAAAATCCGCGAGGTGATGCGGTTTTCCGGCCTGTATTTCATCAAACGGGGAAGGCTGGATATGTTCATAAAGTATTTCTTATAAAAATAGTGACAAAGAGACAAAGAGACAAAGCAGCAAAGTATTTTTTGCTTTAACTTTGTCACTCTGTCACTCTGTCTCTTTGTCACTTTTTTAATCAAACAATCCCTTTCCCCAGTCTTTTCCCGGCCCCGGAGCGGTCCAGTTTTCCGGAAGATCGGTCACCCTGACAGGGGCGCCGCCCCGCTCCGCCGCCGAATAAAATCCGGTCAGAAACACCCGCGTTTTTTCAAGAATCGATTCATGGGTTTCAGGCATGCGGCCGGTTTCGAACATCTTCTGCATAGCCAGCACCGGCTGCAGGAACATGAACACCAGCCTGTCCCATTCGCCGGATTCCCACCCGAAATCCTGCTGGAAATAGTTCGAGCCGGTGGTGTAGAGCTTGATGGAAGCGTTCGTCCCTGCGCTTGTCTGGTGAAGGTTGGCGTAGAAGACCTTGCCGTCCTTGACCCGTGGGGCGTATTCGAGGACGCAGACCCCGTTAGGAGCATGCCAGTCAGGAGTGATGTAACTGACCGCCTGCACTCCGCTGCCGAGACAGGCATGAAGCCAGTAAATGCCGTGGATGCCGTGCGAGGGATAATCGCTCATGGAGTTCGTCGCCTGCACCCCGATAAGCGGCCCCATGGTTTTTACCCTGTTCCGCACGATGTTCACTTCCTTGACATACTCGTGGGTGTCGCCGCACATGATGGGTGTGCCGGTTTTTTTGGAGAGGTCGACTATCATTGTGGCCTTTTCCATGGAATAGGCGAACGGGCGGTTGATGAAAATCGGAGTGCCCGCTTCCAGGTAAGGTTTGGACAGCTCGTAGAAGTAATGGGCGGAGATGAAATCTGAAAGGATCACTCCATCCACTTTTCCGGCCATGTCGGAAAAATTCGTTACCGTTTCGCAGCCGTATTTTTTGGCAAAGTTACTGGCCACCTCCGGATTTTTAT
It includes:
- a CDS encoding flavin reductase family protein produces the protein MAKIYTEHDRRLPRTPEEPFLTPGYIPTSAAMISVADPDSGIPNIMPLIGWGFLNRLPLLLGMAICVEDYNNDYFPRGTGDLMRKTMDFALNIPTEAQREIVTETGRLSRHKDPKVDKFKALGLTAGPGRRIKSPYIVECPINYECVVRAIINQGSHDLFLGEVVGCFTDGEVIECKTEQGNDYITMKRADGSILTLGWNTLMKEIK
- a CDS encoding tetratricopeptide repeat protein, encoding MTELVKVYTSQPMIVLAGVLALLLAILMLLMIRQFLKNRKLKTERDETDLAAVELVEDVLKDVPTILDTHSMPVFQGNSEKAAKIISLLHERNLISPGLFLKLAVIEYLEGYISKALRHAENALELGEKAKNQAVRAIALGNMGIMYYEKGDLDRALKNLLDALAVCRENGLKEYEAGNLRHLGQVHKRRNDSEMGLDFAMKYFTEALELDRLTANRAGEAQDLVQIGLIFLDSGNMDAALTYFNDALVIHRETENSPGEAQDLGNIGLIHQIKGDLDAALRCLKKALEIHESIGSRRGESQSLGNIGLIYQTRGELDLALEYHTDALEIDRELGDRRGEGQDLGSIGIIHYKKGDLPEALTHLRQALAIFEETGVMPDKEAVESTISEIEAKM
- a CDS encoding nitrous oxide-stimulated promoter family protein produces the protein MISTGKEEKNSKLYQHEILNRFIRVYCSAHHGTKEDELCEECADLSNYAKERLSRCPYDPKPACKKCRTHCYKPAYRAKIREVMRFSGLYFIKRGRLDMFIKYFL
- a CDS encoding Gfo/Idh/MocA family oxidoreductase, producing MKKKPTRRQMLLGSGVMAAGALAGKTALATERPRFKRKGPSAVELMEIGVLVATPGQTHIDSLWGPLINPPGEPWTRLTGMVMTKVWDKNPEVASNFAKKYGCETVTNFSDMAGKVDGVILSDFISAHYFYELSKPYLEAGTPIFINRPFAYSMEKATMIVDLSKKTGTPIMCGDTHEYVKEVNIVRNRVKTMGPLIGVQATNSMSDYPSHGIHGIYWLHACLGSGVQAVSYITPDWHAPNGVCVLEYAPRVKDGKVFYANLHQTSAGTNASIKLYTTGSNYFQQDFGWESGEWDRLVFMFLQPVLAMQKMFETGRMPETHESILEKTRVFLTGFYSAAERGGAPVRVTDLPENWTAPGPGKDWGKGLFD